One region of Agrobacterium tumefaciens genomic DNA includes:
- the folD gene encoding bifunctional methylenetetrahydrofolate dehydrogenase/methenyltetrahydrofolate cyclohydrolase FolD — MAVVIDGKAKAASVTEAVRKSAETLEAEQGVKPGLAVVIVGNDPASHAYVNSKSKTAKQCGFNSVQHTLPEETTQDQLLKLVGELNADASIHGILVQLPLPKHFNSDEIIQSILPEKDVDGLSVLNAGKLATGDLATGLISCTPAGAMLLVRSIHGEDLSGLNAVVIGRSNLFGKPMGQLLLNANATVTMAHSRTKDLATVCKTADILVAAVGRAAMVKGDWVKPGATVIDVGINRIPAPEKGEGKSKLVGDVAYDEASAVAAAITPVPGGVGPMTIAMLMANTVIAAYRALGKTAPKF; from the coding sequence ATGGCAGTTGTGATTGACGGAAAGGCAAAGGCGGCTTCGGTAACGGAGGCGGTCCGCAAATCGGCAGAAACGCTTGAGGCGGAACAGGGTGTGAAGCCCGGTCTCGCGGTTGTCATCGTCGGCAACGATCCGGCCAGCCACGCTTACGTGAATTCCAAAAGCAAGACAGCCAAGCAATGCGGCTTCAATTCCGTTCAGCACACGCTGCCGGAGGAAACAACTCAAGATCAGCTTCTGAAGTTGGTCGGCGAACTGAACGCCGATGCCTCCATCCACGGCATTCTGGTACAGCTTCCTTTGCCGAAACACTTCAATTCCGATGAGATCATCCAGTCGATCCTGCCCGAGAAGGATGTCGATGGCCTGAGCGTGCTGAACGCCGGCAAGCTGGCGACCGGCGATCTCGCAACCGGCCTCATCTCCTGCACGCCAGCCGGCGCCATGCTTCTGGTGCGCAGCATTCACGGCGAAGATCTTTCCGGCCTGAACGCCGTGGTCATCGGTCGCTCCAACCTCTTCGGCAAGCCGATGGGCCAGCTTCTCCTGAATGCCAACGCCACGGTGACGATGGCGCATTCGCGCACCAAGGATCTCGCCACCGTCTGCAAGACGGCCGATATTCTCGTGGCGGCGGTGGGTCGCGCGGCAATGGTGAAGGGCGATTGGGTAAAGCCCGGCGCCACCGTCATCGATGTCGGCATCAACCGCATTCCCGCTCCGGAAAAGGGTGAAGGCAAATCGAAGCTGGTCGGTGACGTCGCCTATGATGAGGCAAGCGCAGTCGCTGCTGCCATCACCCCCGTTCCGGGCGGCGTAGGCCCGATGACGATTGCCATGCTGATGGCCAACACCGTCATCGCCGCCTATCGCGCGCTTGGAAAGACCGCACCGAAGTTCTGA
- a CDS encoding LacI family DNA-binding transcriptional regulator produces MNLKQLSQLLGISQTTVSRALNGYPEVSAETRRRVMEAAEKTGYRPNAAAQRLATGKVGSIGLVMPVGEHHRSDVHFGEFLSGLGEEAARSGFHLVITPTEPEKEREALRGLAASGSVDGIYLAYMKKNDARIAMMQSLSLPFLVHGRSIGVEEDYPFLDVDNEAAFRDATQLLLQLGHKRIGLLNGPEGYDFTFRRCLGVEKALTANGLTLRPEHTRHSSMTDEEGYLGMEALLSQPERPTAIVCASTALALGVIRSLNRRGLKPGKDISLIAHDDVLPLLKPDNFSVPLTTTRSSLRAAGVRVGQRLINRIKLNQTEPHQELWKAELVVRASTGPAPKE; encoded by the coding sequence ATGAACCTGAAACAGTTGTCGCAACTGCTGGGGATTTCTCAGACAACCGTCAGCAGAGCGCTCAACGGATATCCCGAGGTGAGCGCAGAGACGCGCCGCCGCGTCATGGAAGCCGCCGAAAAGACCGGATATCGCCCCAATGCCGCGGCGCAACGGTTGGCGACCGGCAAGGTCGGCTCCATTGGACTGGTCATGCCGGTTGGCGAACATCACCGCTCGGATGTGCATTTCGGCGAATTCCTAAGCGGTCTAGGCGAAGAAGCGGCTCGCAGCGGATTTCACCTCGTCATCACGCCCACGGAGCCGGAAAAGGAACGGGAAGCCCTGCGGGGGCTGGCGGCGAGCGGCAGCGTCGATGGCATCTACCTCGCCTATATGAAGAAGAACGACGCCCGCATCGCCATGATGCAATCGCTTTCCCTGCCCTTCCTCGTCCATGGCCGCTCCATCGGCGTGGAAGAGGATTATCCCTTTCTCGACGTGGACAATGAGGCCGCATTTCGCGATGCGACCCAGCTGCTGCTTCAGCTTGGCCACAAGCGGATCGGGCTTCTTAACGGGCCGGAGGGCTACGACTTCACCTTCCGCCGCTGTCTCGGGGTGGAAAAGGCGCTGACGGCAAATGGGCTGACATTGCGCCCGGAACACACAAGACACAGCAGCATGACCGATGAGGAGGGTTATCTCGGCATGGAAGCGCTGTTGTCACAGCCGGAAAGACCAACCGCCATTGTATGCGCCAGTACCGCATTGGCACTCGGCGTGATCCGCTCGCTCAACCGGCGCGGCTTGAAACCGGGCAAGGATATTTCGCTGATTGCCCATGACGATGTGTTGCCGCTGTTGAAGCCCGACAATTTCTCGGTGCCTCTCACCACCACCCGCTCATCCCTGCGGGCGGCGGGAGTACGTGTCGGGCAGCGCCTGATCAACCGGATCAAGCTTAACCAGACCGAACCTCATCAGGAACTCTGGAAGGCGGAACTTGTCGTCCGCGCCTCCACAGGACCGGCTCCGAAAGAGTAA
- a CDS encoding ABC transporter substrate-binding protein: protein MQKTFLATAASIVLLSGSAFAADLKFAPGQDAKFNWKSYEDFKAAHADLKGQTLTIFGPWRGEDEALFQTVLAYFSDATGVNVRYSSSENYEQQIVIDTQAGSPPNIAILPQPGLLADLAAKGFLVPLGDETASWVKDNYGAGQSWVDLGSYKGKDGNKAYFAFPFKADVKSLVWYVPENFEEAGYKVPESMEDLFKLTDQIVADGGTPWCIGLGSGGATGWPATDWVEDLMLRTQPLDVYQKWTTNEVKFTDPAVVAAINEFGKFAKNEKYVSGGVAAVASTDFRDSPKGLFDIPPKCYLHHQASFVPSFFPDGTKVGTDVDFFYMPTYAAKPELGKPVLGAGTLVTITKEAPAAKAFVDFLKTPIAHEVWMAQSSFLTPYKGVNVETYANEQMKRQGEILTSATTFGFDGSDLMPGKIGAGAFWTGMIDFVGGKSADQVAADIQKAWDGLK from the coding sequence ATGCAGAAGACCTTTTTGGCGACGGCGGCTTCTATAGTGCTGCTGTCGGGCTCGGCCTTTGCCGCCGATCTGAAATTCGCGCCCGGTCAGGATGCCAAGTTCAACTGGAAAAGCTACGAAGACTTCAAGGCGGCCCATGCCGACCTGAAAGGTCAGACGCTGACGATTTTCGGGCCCTGGCGCGGTGAGGACGAGGCGCTGTTCCAGACGGTGCTGGCCTATTTCTCCGACGCGACCGGCGTGAACGTCCGCTATTCCTCCTCGGAAAACTACGAACAGCAGATCGTCATCGATACGCAGGCGGGTTCTCCGCCCAACATCGCCATCCTGCCGCAGCCCGGTCTTCTGGCCGATCTCGCCGCCAAGGGTTTTCTGGTTCCGCTCGGCGATGAGACCGCAAGCTGGGTTAAGGACAATTACGGCGCTGGCCAGTCCTGGGTTGATCTCGGCAGCTACAAGGGCAAGGACGGCAACAAGGCTTACTTTGCATTTCCCTTCAAGGCCGACGTGAAGTCGCTCGTCTGGTACGTACCTGAGAACTTCGAGGAAGCGGGCTATAAAGTGCCCGAGAGCATGGAAGACCTGTTCAAGCTGACGGACCAGATCGTTGCCGATGGCGGCACACCCTGGTGCATCGGCCTCGGTTCCGGCGGTGCGACCGGCTGGCCGGCAACGGACTGGGTGGAAGACCTGATGCTGCGCACGCAGCCACTCGACGTCTATCAGAAATGGACGACGAACGAGGTGAAGTTCACCGATCCGGCCGTAGTTGCGGCAATCAATGAATTCGGCAAATTCGCCAAGAACGAAAAATATGTCAGCGGCGGCGTTGCGGCTGTGGCCTCCACCGACTTCCGCGACAGCCCGAAGGGTCTCTTCGACATTCCGCCGAAGTGCTACCTCCACCATCAAGCGTCCTTCGTGCCGTCCTTCTTCCCTGATGGTACCAAGGTCGGAACGGATGTGGATTTCTTCTATATGCCGACCTATGCCGCAAAGCCTGAACTCGGCAAGCCGGTTCTGGGCGCCGGCACGCTCGTCACCATCACCAAGGAAGCGCCCGCCGCCAAGGCTTTCGTGGACTTCCTGAAAACCCCGATCGCCCATGAAGTCTGGATGGCACAGTCCAGCTTCCTGACGCCGTATAAGGGTGTGAATGTCGAGACCTATGCCAATGAGCAGATGAAGCGCCAGGGTGAAATCCTCACCTCCGCGACCACCTTCGGCTTTGACGGTTCCGACCTGATGCCGGGCAAGATCGGCGCGGGTGCATTCTGGACCGGCATGATCGATTTCGTCGGCGGCAAGTCGGCCGATCAGGTCGCTGCCGATATCCAGAAGGCCTGGGACGGCCTGAAGTAA